The region TTTGCGTGCGTTCAGTAACTTTTTTCTCCAGTTCAGCATTGTGCTGTGCTGTCACCTTATTCAGCTTTTCAAGGTTTTGTATATTGTTTTGCTGCGCCCTTGAATGGCTAATCTGAAGTCTTTTATAATAAGATAAAACAATTAATGATAATTGTATGATCACAGTAATTTTTATAACTACCTGAAAATCATTATACCCATATTGTGTTAAATAATGTTGGAGACCAAATAGCGTTACGATGATAAATGACGTCAGCATGGCCCATTTAAAATAAGCATGGCTGGCATCGGCAATTTTATACTTGCGTTGATGTAATACAATGCCTGCTATTAAAAGAATGGAAACAAGCATTACAAAATTCATGGTTATTTGCACATTAAAATTGAAAATTAACGCAAGTGCAAAAATCAATACATCGCCTGCTAATACACCATATAAAATTTTTCTAAAAAACTTGTAATGATTGTAAAACTTAAAATACTGATAGGCAAGGCCAGCAAATGCTGCAATAATAATGAAAGGGAAAACTTTTGTTACATAACTTGTAACTGCAGGTCTTTCAAAAAACAGGTATTGTAATGCAAAGCCATCAAGCAAAAAGAAAAGCAGCATAAATGACAGCATATACAGCATATAAAACATCTGACTGCGCACGTCGAATTTAAGAATAAAAAATAATAGTGCAGTAAGTAATAATGTGAAGAAAATGCCGTAAAAAAGACCAGCCTGTAGATTATCTACTGAGGTTCGTTGATTAAATCCTTGTTGATCATACAATGTTACAGGGACCTTAACCCTGTTATTCTGATTGATAATTTTGGTAAAAATGGTGTATTTAATGCCCGGTTCCAGCATAAAGCGCTGTACAAAAAACCGCGATTTTATGCTTCGCTGATAAAATGGAAATTTGGCGCCCATTTGTTTTTTATGTATAAGTAATAACTCCTTTTTAATATAGAAATGTATCTCCTGAATATTGGCATTACGATATTCCAGTAAAATACTAATTGGATATTGATTTACATTGCGTATTTCAAATTTAGTCCATATAACACTGTCTCTGGCATTGATATTAAGCAGCCGCTGATTATTTTCAGTAAAGAGATGATCAATAAAAAGCACATCATTAATGTCTCTGAAAGCAGCTCCTGGCTTAAATATTTTTATTTGTTCTGAAATATCGATCTCACTTTGCTGATCTAATAAAATTTCATTATCTGCATCAGTACTAAGGGGTAAGCTAAACAGAAGGATCCAAAAAAGTAAAATGCGCATTGGTATTTTAGTGTTTTTGGAAAGATAATATTTCTTTTTTTGTTACACAAGGGTAAATAATTGCTATTTTTGGCGCTTTTAAAAGGCATATGGAAATGGTTATTCATTATATTTTACTTGCTGTTTTCTATCTGACTATACCATTTATCATATATTTCCTGGTCAACAGGTACGATATATTTCGTAAGACCGGTAGTATATTTTTAGCCTACATCATTGGTATTTTAGCTGGTAATGTGGGTATGATTCCAACAGACCTTTATAACTTTCAGGAAACCTTTTCAGGAGTTAGTGTTCTGGTGGCTATCCCATTGTTGCTGTTTACTGTAAAAATAAAAGCACTTATGCATACCACAGGCCCTGTATTGAAATGCTTCCTGGGTGGCCTTGTGGCCGTAATTATCACTGTGGCCAGCGGTTATTTAATATGGGGCCATATGCAGCCCGATATGTGGAAAACATCAGGTATGCTTGTGGGTGTTTATACCGGAGGTACGCCCAATTTGGCAAGCATCCAAACAGCTTTAAATGTAGCTCCTGAGCATTTTGTGTTGTTGAATACTTATGACATGCTTTTGTCGAGCATTTACCTGCTTTTTTTATTCACGCTCGGTAAAAAGTGGTTTGTGAAATGGTTGGGTAAGTCCGAACAAGATAAACTGGTAAAAGCCGAAAGTATAAAAACCAACAATTACAAATTGACATCATATGCCGGATCAATAGGCATGGCGGTATTGATTGTGGTGCTGGCTGCTGGTACTTCCTTCCTGTTCTATGGCGAAGTGCAGATGTTGTACGTTATACTGATTATTACAACTTTATCACTTTTATTGTCGTTTGTGCCCAAAATGAATGGCAATGGCAGCTCAACAAATGCCGGTATGTATTTTATACTGGTATTCAGCGTCGCAGTAGCCTCAATGGCCGATATTAGCCGTTTTCAGGAAGTAGCCCCGTTTCTTTTAAGATACCTTTCGTGGGTTGTTTTCGGGAGTTTATTGCTTCATTTGCTTTGGTGCCGTATTTTCAATTTAAAAGGCGACCTGATGATGGTCACTTCTGTAGCCCTCATCTGTTCTCCGCCCTTTGTTCCGGTAATAGCCGGCCAAATTAATAATAAAAACCTCATTGTTGGTGGACTAACTGTAGGGCTCATTGGTTATGCCATTGGCAACTATCTGGGTATTACGCTTGCATGGATATTAAAAATCATTTAAAATATATTTTAACACAATACGTTTCACCTTTATTATAAAACAGTTATAAACTATTTTGCAGACCCATTTTATATCAACAATAGATTTGATTGCAATTAGTTATATGCTATTTTTGATTAAAACACAATAATGAAAGCTCCGGGAATAGTCTGTTTCTTAAAGATAAAAACTACATGGAGCATAACATTTTAAAAATTAATTATCTATAAATAAAAACCCTACCTGACCATCTTAAACTAAAACAAACAAATGAAAACAAGCCTGGCAAGTTTTATTACTTGCACCTTCTTTAGCATTATATGCAGCTCTGCTTTATTAGCTCAAAATTATACAGTCAGCGGTTATGTCAGAGATGCAAACTCTTCTGAAGCATTAATCGGTGCCAATGTTTACGATTCAGCCACCTATCAGGGAACCATTACAAACAATTACGGGTTTTACAGTATTAGCTTGCCTCCCGGCCGCCACACCATTACATATTCATTCGTAGGTTATGCTCCCATTCGAAAGCAAATAGACCTGCAAGGTAATCGCATAATGAATACTGAACTAACTTCAGGTGAAATGCTCGAAGAAGTAGTGGTAAAAGCAGATGCACGTGATTTGGTTGAAAGCACTCAAATGAGCAGTCACCGCATTAAAATGCTGGAAATTAAAAAAATGCCCGCGCTGTTTGGTGAGGTCGATATCATGAAAAGCATACAAAAACTGCCCGGGGTGCAGTCGGGTAACGAAGGTTTCTCCGGAGTATTTGTCAGGGGCGGCGACCCGAGTCAGAATTTGATTCTGCTGGATGGCGTACCCGTATACAACGTGAACCATTTGTTTGGTTTCTTCTCGGTTTTCAATGCCGATGCCATCAATGATGTGAAGCTGATTAAAGGAGGTTTCCCTGCACGTTATGGCGGACGACTTTCATCCGTGATCGACATTCGAATGAAGGAGGGTAATATGAAGAAATTCCAGGTAGAAGGCGCTGTGGGTTTACTTTCCACAAAACTTACCGTTTCAGGCCCCATAAAAAAAGACAAAACATCATTCATTGTATCTGGTCGGCGCTCCTATTTCGATCTTTTTGGGCGGGCCTACACCACCTTTAAAAAGACCGATGCAACCGGTGGATTTTGGTTCGGTGATCTTAGTGCCAAAATCAATCACAAGTTCAGCGATAAAGATCGCTTTTACCTAAGTGCTTATTTAGGTGAAGATAAGTTTTACTTTTTGGGAGATACCGACGATCAATACAGTAGTGAGCGATACGATGTAGGCCTAAAATGGGGTAACATCACCTCTGCCCTGCGTTGGAACCATGTTTTTTCTGGAAGACTATTTAGCAATACAACTTTTACATATAGCCGTTTCAGGTTTATGAATGAGTTAGAGTTTGCTTTTGAAGATAAAATGTCGGACCAATACTTCTCTCACCGCCAGGAGTACCTTTCGGGTGTCGAAGACCTGACCATAAAAGAAGATATTGACTTCTATCCCAATACGCAACATCAAATTAAAATGGGCGCCGAATACACTTACCACAAATACAGCCCCGGGGTGAGTAGCAGAAAAACTGAAGCTACCGACATAGAAAATTTCGACGACAAAAAAGGTAGCAATATTTATGGTCACGAAGTCGGCGTTTTTGTTGAAGACAACTGGGAGATCAATGATGTTTTCAAAACCAACATGGGTTTACGATACAGTCACTATTTTGTAAGCAACAGAAGCTACAGCAGCATTGAACCACGATTTAGCCTGCGTGGCAAACTGTCCAATTCATTTTCACTGAAAGGATCAGTGGCCAATATGAAACAATACATTCATTTGCTTACCAACAGCTCTATTACACTGCCCACAGATTTGTGGGTGCCGGCAACCGAAAAGGTTCCGCCACAAAGCAGCTGGCAATATGCACTAGGGGCAAACTGGATGGTCGATAACACATTGAATTTTAATCTGGAAGGTTACTACAAAGACATGACCAACGTAATTGCTTACAAAGAAGGTGCACAGTTTGTACCTACTGATCAAAATTGGCAAAACAAAATTGCCAGTGGGCGGGGCTGGTCTTACGGCTTGGAGTTTTTGGGTGAAAAAAACTGGGAAAACACCAAACTGTCGCTGGCATATACCCTCTCGTGGAGCTACAGGAAGTTTGATGAAATAAATAACGGTGAATCCTATCCATTCAAATACGACCGAAGGCACGACATCAATCTCTCGTTCACGCACAAATTTAGTGAACGATTCGACGTTGCACTAAACTGGATCTACGCCACCGGCAATGCTTTCACTATTCCCTTCGAGTCTTACCAGGATCCGGGAGACCCTTTCCACAATTATTCATATTACTACGATGAGTATGTGACTGAGTTCGATAGCCGCAATAATTATCGCGCGCCGGCATATCACCGCCTCGACGTGGGCGTTAACCTGCATAAGGAGAAAAAATGGGGCTTTCGCACCTGGTCATTCTCTGTTTTTAATGCATATGGCAGATACAACCCCGTTTTTATGATCGTGGAAGATGATGATTCGGGAAATATGGTTCTTACACAATACACCATTTTCAGATTTGTCCCTTCAATTAGTTACCGGTTCAGATTTAAATAAACCAATATCATGAAAAATATACTTACCATAATTTTACTGTTTACTCTGTTCTCATGCGAAAAAACCATTCCCATTGAAATAGATAATGTGGAACCCCGGCCAGTGGTAAATGGGATGTTCGAGAATGGAAAACCGCTGAAGGTTGAACTATCCAATTCTGTACTTGTAGGTAATGAAGGGGATATCGGTAATTTGGAAAATATCGATATTGAGCTATTTACCAATGATACATTTCAGGAGCAACTTATTTATGAAAGTGATGGAAACTATTATTCATCAAATGCAATGGAAGCAGGGAATAATTACCGTATCGAATTTAACGCCCTGAATAAGAACATTTCGGCCTCTTCATACCTGCCAGATTCAGTACCCATAGTCCGAATCGACTCTATTGTTCCAACTACCATTAGTGTTGATCAGTTTGGAGCTATAGAATCGGCACTGGGCATAACTTTCACATTTGATGATTTACCCGGAAACCATTACTATTTGATCGATATAGCAATCATAAGCGATATACAGCAAACCACCACAGACAGAGTATGGCTTTTCTATTACGAAACCGATTATATGGGGCTCAATACAGGTATTGGAAACAATGCTGAATTCAATGTATGGGAATACCTGCGCTTTCCGGATGATGAATTTAACAACTCCCGAAAAACTTATAAATTCGGTATTGTGTATGAAGAATATGATGTGGATGAATGGGTTGAACAAAATGCCCGGTTTGAGCTCTACTTTTACGCACTCGATCCGGATTTATATTTATACCTCCAAACACGTGATGTTTTTTGGAACACCAACGAAGATTTCTTCGCCGAAAGTGCCAATATACATACCAATATTAATGGAGGACTCGGCATATTTGCCGGTGCAACACTTGTAAAAAAAGAGATAGATTTGCTGGGCGCAATTGGCAAAGAATAATCCCTGGCAACAAGTTTATTGTATTACCAGTTTTTGTCGGCTATTTCAGGCCAAATATGTTGTTCGTAAATTTGCCGTATTTGGTTCATTTGTTCTCCGGTTAATTCAGGATGATCAGACGCTGATATATTCGAACGAACTTGCTCAATTTTCGATGCTCCGGGAATTATGCAACTGATCTCTTTAAACATCAGTATCCACTTTAATGCCATAGCCGGCAAATTAGCATTTTCAGGAAGCACCTGTTTGATTTTTTCCACAACCTCAAGCCCTTTCCTGAACCCTAGTCCGGCAAACGTCTCGCCATAGTCAAGTGCATTTTCTTCGCTAAATCCGCGGTGGTCACCTTCATCGAAGGTAGTCGAAGGTGTGAATTTCCCGGTCAATAAGCCGCTGGCCAAAGGCACGCGAGCTATAATTCCCACATTTCGTTTTGCAGCTTCGGCAAAAAAGTGCTCAGAGGGTCGCTGACGCAACATATTGAAAATAATCTGTATTGTGGATACATTATCATATTCAATGGCCTTTAATGCCTGATCCACTGTACCTGCACTTACACCCAAATTCTGTATTTTCCCCTCTTTCTTGAGCGTTTCAAACAACTCAAATATTTCGGGCCTGTAATAAGTTTCATTTGGCGGACAATGTAATTGAATGAGGTCAAGCGTTTCCAGGCCCATGCTTGTCAGACTATCCTCAACAAATTTTCGTAATGCAGCAGGCTGATAGGCCTGATCAATATGTGGATTCAACCGCCTGCCACATTTTGTGGCTACATAAATGCGCTCACTGCGCGAACGCACCAGGCGACCAACGGCCTTTTCACTTTCCCCATTTTCATAAACATCGGCCGTATCAATAAAATTGACACCTTTATCAACAGCTTCATTTAAAATGGTATCTGCTTTTTTATGGTCGAAACCACTACCCCATTTTCCGCCAACCTGCCATGTTCCTAAACTTTCTTCTGAAATCTCAAATCCGGTTTTTCCCAGTGTTCGTTTTTTCATAATTAAATAATTTTAATCGTGCTTGATGACTAACTCAATATTTTCCTTTATTCAGCTAATAATCTTCTATTTAACACTAAATGGATAATTTTGGTTGAAATTTGAATTTAAAACCTTTAGGAAAGCTGTTGGAGCTCTTGCTTTGTCAAATACCTCCATTCTCCTGTGGGTATATCCAATTTGATATCCATAATGCGCACCCGCTTAAGTTTCACAACCTTATAATCAAAGTAATCGCACATTCGCCGTATTTGGCGGTTTAGGCCCTGCGTAAGAATTATCCGAAACTCAAACTTACCAAGTTTCTCCACATGGCATTTTTTGGTGACCTGCCCCAAGATGGGAACGCCATTACCCATTTTTTTAATAAACTCCTTAGTAATTGGTTTATTTACCGTAACGATATACTCTTTTTCATGATTATTTTCCTCGCGTAAAATACTGTTAACAATATCGCCGTCGCTTGTCAATAAAATAAGCCCCTCGCTCAACTTATCAAGCCTGCCGATGGGAAAAATTCGTTTGGGGTAATTGATATAATCTATAATGTTGTTTTTCTCTGCTTTGGTATCTGTAGTTGAAACAATTCCACGTGGTTTATTTAGCAATATATATATATGTTGCTCGTAATCTGATTGAATTACCTTTCCATCAACCTTTATTTCATCGCCATGGCTCGCTTTGTCACCCAAACCAGCTTTCATCCCATTTATTTCAATGCGACCTGCTTCAAGTAACTTATCACCTTCTCGGCGGGAACAATAACCCATTTCACTCAAAAGTTTATTAATACGCACGCTCTTTTGCTCCATTGTAGATTGCTTTACATTTTCCAGGCTTATCAACTTTTGAAACAGCACAAGCTGGAAATAGTTTTTGGTATCAAAACGCCCTGAAGTTATAAAATCATGTACAGAAAGCATATTTTTCACTGTTTTCCTGACATTAAATATGGCATCACAGTTTCCCCGGTTAACTTCAAATTGAAAATTTGCGGTTTTACGGCACTCGGGGCGGCCCCGATAAATAAAAAAACCGTCCAGGTAATCCTGAACGGCCTTCTCCTTTTTACAGTCGGGATGCCTAGATTTGAATTCCGCATTGCTCGCATTTCTAATGCGACATGCAATGCGTGAATGCACGTAAAACATGCAAATTGAAAATTTGCGGTTTTACGGCACTCGGGGCGGCCCTGATAAATAAAAAAACCGTCCAGGTAATCCTGAACGGCCTTCTCCTTTTTACAGTCGGG is a window of Salinivirga cyanobacteriivorans DNA encoding:
- a CDS encoding 7TM-DISM domain-containing protein yields the protein MRILLFWILLFSLPLSTDADNEILLDQQSEIDISEQIKIFKPGAAFRDINDVLFIDHLFTENNQRLLNINARDSVIWTKFEIRNVNQYPISILLEYRNANIQEIHFYIKKELLLIHKKQMGAKFPFYQRSIKSRFFVQRFMLEPGIKYTIFTKIINQNNRVKVPVTLYDQQGFNQRTSVDNLQAGLFYGIFFTLLLTALLFFILKFDVRSQMFYMLYMLSFMLLFFLLDGFALQYLFFERPAVTSYVTKVFPFIIIAAFAGLAYQYFKFYNHYKFFRKILYGVLAGDVLIFALALIFNFNVQITMNFVMLVSILLIAGIVLHQRKYKIADASHAYFKWAMLTSFIIVTLFGLQHYLTQYGYNDFQVVIKITVIIQLSLIVLSYYKRLQISHSRAQQNNIQNLEKLNKVTAQHNAELEKKVTERTQTLEYKNAQLEEHMAENKAITEELHRQRDEMEKLNKELEKAFKKSTADHVRLQKAMVENEQQQQKLEESFKEISEKNKTLETQNEEIRAQSDKIQEQHHLLEIKNRDITDSIIYAERIQNSILPPLESIRQVFPDSFIYFRPKERLSGDFYWFDSREQNGETAHMVSAVDCTGHGVPGALMSIIAKDGLNDAVNSKNITDPGKIIHHLNQVTINTLNKQKNADYLKDGMDLSLVKIVPAQKKIYFAGARNPLYLLRDNELYIYDGNVFSAGTLTKESIPVKFETQEIDYKENDMIYLFSDGFADQFGGEKGQKFRYKRFKKMMSLIVNLPIEAQKKRVDEIFLKWKKDWEQIDDVLIVGIRL
- a CDS encoding DUF819 family protein, coding for MVIHYILLAVFYLTIPFIIYFLVNRYDIFRKTGSIFLAYIIGILAGNVGMIPTDLYNFQETFSGVSVLVAIPLLLFTVKIKALMHTTGPVLKCFLGGLVAVIITVASGYLIWGHMQPDMWKTSGMLVGVYTGGTPNLASIQTALNVAPEHFVLLNTYDMLLSSIYLLFLFTLGKKWFVKWLGKSEQDKLVKAESIKTNNYKLTSYAGSIGMAVLIVVLAAGTSFLFYGEVQMLYVILIITTLSLLLSFVPKMNGNGSSTNAGMYFILVFSVAVASMADISRFQEVAPFLLRYLSWVVFGSLLLHLLWCRIFNLKGDLMMVTSVALICSPPFVPVIAGQINNKNLIVGGLTVGLIGYAIGNYLGITLAWILKII
- a CDS encoding TonB-dependent receptor, which produces MKTSLASFITCTFFSIICSSALLAQNYTVSGYVRDANSSEALIGANVYDSATYQGTITNNYGFYSISLPPGRHTITYSFVGYAPIRKQIDLQGNRIMNTELTSGEMLEEVVVKADARDLVESTQMSSHRIKMLEIKKMPALFGEVDIMKSIQKLPGVQSGNEGFSGVFVRGGDPSQNLILLDGVPVYNVNHLFGFFSVFNADAINDVKLIKGGFPARYGGRLSSVIDIRMKEGNMKKFQVEGAVGLLSTKLTVSGPIKKDKTSFIVSGRRSYFDLFGRAYTTFKKTDATGGFWFGDLSAKINHKFSDKDRFYLSAYLGEDKFYFLGDTDDQYSSERYDVGLKWGNITSALRWNHVFSGRLFSNTTFTYSRFRFMNELEFAFEDKMSDQYFSHRQEYLSGVEDLTIKEDIDFYPNTQHQIKMGAEYTYHKYSPGVSSRKTEATDIENFDDKKGSNIYGHEVGVFVEDNWEINDVFKTNMGLRYSHYFVSNRSYSSIEPRFSLRGKLSNSFSLKGSVANMKQYIHLLTNSSITLPTDLWVPATEKVPPQSSWQYALGANWMVDNTLNFNLEGYYKDMTNVIAYKEGAQFVPTDQNWQNKIASGRGWSYGLEFLGEKNWENTKLSLAYTLSWSYRKFDEINNGESYPFKYDRRHDINLSFTHKFSERFDVALNWIYATGNAFTIPFESYQDPGDPFHNYSYYYDEYVTEFDSRNNYRAPAYHRLDVGVNLHKEKKWGFRTWSFSVFNAYGRYNPVFMIVEDDDSGNMVLTQYTIFRFVPSISYRFRFK
- a CDS encoding DUF4249 domain-containing protein yields the protein MKNILTIILLFTLFSCEKTIPIEIDNVEPRPVVNGMFENGKPLKVELSNSVLVGNEGDIGNLENIDIELFTNDTFQEQLIYESDGNYYSSNAMEAGNNYRIEFNALNKNISASSYLPDSVPIVRIDSIVPTTISVDQFGAIESALGITFTFDDLPGNHYYLIDIAIISDIQQTTTDRVWLFYYETDYMGLNTGIGNNAEFNVWEYLRFPDDEFNNSRKTYKFGIVYEEYDVDEWVEQNARFELYFYALDPDLYLYLQTRDVFWNTNEDFFAESANIHTNINGGLGIFAGATLVKKEIDLLGAIGKE
- a CDS encoding aldo/keto reductase, translating into MKKRTLGKTGFEISEESLGTWQVGGKWGSGFDHKKADTILNEAVDKGVNFIDTADVYENGESEKAVGRLVRSRSERIYVATKCGRRLNPHIDQAYQPAALRKFVEDSLTSMGLETLDLIQLHCPPNETYYRPEIFELFETLKKEGKIQNLGVSAGTVDQALKAIEYDNVSTIQIIFNMLRQRPSEHFFAEAAKRNVGIIARVPLASGLLTGKFTPSTTFDEGDHRGFSEENALDYGETFAGLGFRKGLEVVEKIKQVLPENANLPAMALKWILMFKEISCIIPGASKIEQVRSNISASDHPELTGEQMNQIRQIYEQHIWPEIADKNW
- the rluF gene encoding 23S rRNA pseudouridine(2604) synthase RluF, whose amino-acid sequence is MLSVHDFITSGRFDTKNYFQLVLFQKLISLENVKQSTMEQKSVRINKLLSEMGYCSRREGDKLLEAGRIEINGMKAGLGDKASHGDEIKVDGKVIQSDYEQHIYILLNKPRGIVSTTDTKAEKNNIIDYINYPKRIFPIGRLDKLSEGLILLTSDGDIVNSILREENNHEKEYIVTVNKPITKEFIKKMGNGVPILGQVTKKCHVEKLGKFEFRIILTQGLNRQIRRMCDYFDYKVVKLKRVRIMDIKLDIPTGEWRYLTKQELQQLS